Below is a window of Prosthecobacter algae DNA.
TGGCCTGCCTGCGGCCCCCCCGGAGCCAGCGAAAGCCCCGGCCACTAAGCCCGTGAAAACAGCAGCGGCCCCGCTGCCTGCCAAAAACATCCCCGGCACCCTGGCGGAGACGCCTCTGCCATCCGTCCCTCGCCCGGAAACGGCGGCGGTGCGGCCGACCAGCAAGATCATCACCCTTTCTCCGGTGCTGGAGGTGGATGCCAACGCGGTGCCCCAGGTGAAGCCCAGCCGCCCGCCCATCACGATGATGGAGATCCTGACCCAGGCCAAGCAGGCGGAAGCTGAAAAGGAAGCGACAGGCGGAGCGAACATGGACCCGGTGCTGAAAGCCCTGGAACAGGCCCTGAGCCAAGGCTGGACGCCCCCATCCGTGCAGCAGGTGCCCCTGCTCCAGCGCGATGCGCGACTGAGGTTTGTGATCGGCAAGGATGGATCCGTTCTGGAAGCCCACATGACCAAAAAATCGGGGTCTGGAGTTCTGGATGATTCAGTCAAGGACGCCGGGCGGAAGCTGAAAAAGATTTCGGAGTCTCTTCCTTCAAGTTTCCCAAAAGACCGCTACACTGTGGAAGTTAATTTCCATATTGAGTAAATGACCGGCCTGCGAAACCTCCTTGTTGTCACGCTCCTGCTGCTTCAGCCGGCGGCGCAGGCTGTGACGTTGCCCGCATGGCTCAAGCTCCCTTCCGCCCACAAAAAGGCACAGGCCAAGCTGCCGCAAAGGAAGCTGAGCGTGGGCGAGTTTTCCGGCGGCACAGGTGCCAGCGCGAAGAAGTCCCTGGTGGATGAACTGACCCAGTCGCGGGAATTCCAAATCACCGAGATGGAAGCGGAGTTCACCCTTTCGGGGTCCTCGGTAGGCGGGCGGGTTTCCGGCAAGCTGACCCGTGCAGACGGGAAGCTGATGTTTGAGCGCACCTATGCGGCCCCTGGGCTGGATGAAAACCTGCGCGCTCTGGCCGATGATGTGATCCTGGCCGCGACGGGCAGACCGGGGCTGGCGACGAGTCGGCTGGTCTTCGTAAGCGACCGCACAGGGACTAAACAAATCTACATCTGCGATGTGCAGGGGAAGGAAGTGCAGCAGGTCACCCATCATGCGCATGGGGCGGTCTCGCCATCGCTGTCGCCGGATGGCGGCGGCATCGCCTACACTTCCTACAAGTCCGGATTTCCCGTGGTCCTGATCATGGATCTGGGGCTGGGCTGGGAACGCACGGTGACCGATACGCCGGGCAGCAGCTTTGGCGCAGCTTTCTCTCCCGATGGGCAAAAGCTGGCCCTGGTGATGAGCTTTCTGGGCAACCCCGAGATCTTTGTCACGGACCTGGGCACCAACACGGCGGGCTGCATCAGCGATACCGTGGGCGCTCCCAGCAGCCCCTCCTGGCATCCCGATGGGCGGCAGGTGATCTTTGCCGATGACCGGGGCAAGGGGCCGAAGCTGTATGTGGCCGAGGTGCCTGAAAAGGACAACGCCGAGGCGCGTCTGTTCCTGTGGCGTGCAGGCTACTCTTTCTGTGCCGACCCCGAGTTTTCACCGAATGGCCGGATGGTAGCGTTCACCACTCGGATCGGCAAAGACACCGCCGTGGTGGTGAAGGAATATCCGCAGGGGACGGCCAAGGTCATCCAGGCCGAGGGAGCGCAGCATCCCTCATGGAGTCCGAACGGACGCTATCTCTGCTACTCCCAGCATGGGACGCTTTACGTGCATGATCTGCGCACCTCCCAACGCCGCGCTGTGCTGACCCAATACGGAACCATTTCCGAACCCCGCTGGATGCGATGAGAGTTTTCCTGCCCAGTTTTCTTCTGTCTGTGATGCTGTGCAGTTGTGGCACGGTGACCTCACCCTTCAACGAGAAGGAGACGGACATCGTTTTCGCCCTGGGATCGCGTGAAGGCTTCGTCAGTCCCCTGGCGGCTTCCCTGAAGCCGGCCTGCCCGGCCCTGGAATTCAACGGAACGAGCTATGCTCTCAATGGTGCCCACAAAAAGCTGCTGCTGAAGATGGCGGCTGACTGGAAACAGGAGAAGCCACGTTACCTCATCGTTGGTTATACCCCGCCCGATCTGCCTGAGGACTATGCCCGTGCTTTGTCTGAACGGCGTGCCCAGGCCGTGCGGCAGGTGCTCATCGAGGCAGGCGTGGAGGCGGCCAACCTGCAGACCGTCGGCTTCGGCCACGACTCCGCCCCCTCCGGCCCGACAACCAGCGTGGTGGTGATTTACAAGCAGTGATCTAAGATACCTTGCTCTTGAGCCACTTGTTGAAGCCAGCTTCGGACCTGTTAGCAATTTTGGTTAGGCGGCGGGAGTCGTCGTCCATCAGGCTTTTTTCTCGGCTGAGATGAGGCAAGTCCGAAAAGGGTAAATCCAGAAACTGGCTATAGACCAATTCGATCCCACTAGGTTGGAACGCCCAGCAGCAGAGATATGATCTCCTGGCCAGCGATATCATCTGATCCAGACATTTGAGAATGCTTTGGAAGTCTTGGATGCTGAAGGGTGGGAGATCAGGAGAATCCAAACGTTTTACACCGAGCATTGCTTCAAAAGACAGGCAAACGCAGGTCCTGATTTGAAGCAAGGAACGGATGAAACTGTGAGACCATGCGCTGCCTCCTTCGTCACTGAAGCTCAGCAAAGCCAGCCACTCCTCCCTTGTCTGTTCATCGAACGGTTCGGGGAGAGGTGTTGGAGTGTCGTGACAGAAGTCGTGGATCAAGCTGAAGTCTGCATTAATCCATTCACCATTCATCCAAAGCCTATTCGCAGTCTCACTTGATGGATGAATCATCGGCGAAGTGGTGATTAGGAGGCTAGCGTGGGTTCATCAGTCGATTCAGTCTCAGCGCGTTCTTGCGGCGCTTCTAAAACAAGCTCCTCATGATGTCCCTCGTCGGCGGCGACTTCGGCCTCCAGGCGCAGTTCCTCCTGCTTGCTGGGCCGCGTGTCCTCGGTGGTCATGCGCACGCCGATCGGCTTGCTGATGCCGAACTCCTGCATGGACACGCCATAGATGACATCGGCCCGGCTCATGGTGCGCTTGTTATGCGTCACGATGATGAACTGGGAGTTATCAATGAAGTTGTCCAGCATCTTGAGGAAGCGGGAGATGTTCGATTCGTCCAGCGGGGCATCAAGCTCGTCCAGCACGCAGAAGGGGCTTGGTTTGACCTGATAGATGGAGAAGAGCAGGGCCACGGCGGTCATGCTGCGTTCGCCGCCCGAGAGCAGGGAGATGGTCTGCAGCTTCTTGCCAGGCGGCTTGGCAATAATCTCGATGCCGGACTCCAGCGGATCGGTGTCGTCGGTGAGCATGAGGTCGGCCTTGGCCGTGGGGCCGAAGAGCTCGCGGAAGTTGTTGTGGAAGAAGCCGCGCACGAGATCGAAAGTCTCCGAGAACATGATCTTGGTGGTCTCGTTGATCTTGGCGATGACCTGGAGCAGTTCCTCCTTGGAATTGACAAGGTCGTTGTGCTGGGTGTCGAGGAAGTTGTGACGCTCCTCCAGCTCTTCGAATTCCTGGATGGCATCCAGGTTCACCGGGCCGATGCTTTCAAGCTTCTGCCGAAGCTCACCGACGACCTCGTTGACGAAGTCCCAGTCAGGATGGCCTTCTTCGCCAGGGATCTCAATGGCATCGAGGTCCACTTCATCGGCATCCACAACAGGGATGGCGACGGTTTCTTCAGCATCTTCGGGAGGCGTGATTTCATCCTCCACGGGAGCCTCGGAGGCGACAGCTTTTGGCGGCATGTCATCGTCTGCCTGATTGGCCACGAAAGAGATGCCTTTGCGTTTGTCACCACCACGGCCACGGGATTTTTTCTGTTCGCTGATGCTGTACATCAGGGCGTGGTAGTCGGGCTCAAAGGCGGAGATGTGGAAGGAGTAGCGCTCCTGCACCTGGTGGATGAGGTTCTCGAGCCGCAGGTCCACGCGGGTGAGCTGCACCTCGATGCGGTTGCGGGAATCGCTGAGACCGGTGGTCTGCAGACGCAGTTGAACGAGCTGGTTTTCGAGCTCGGTGACACGTTCGAAAGCGGCGGCGCGTTCTTCGGTCTTGTTCTGCAAATGTTCGTCAATGGCCTCAATGGCTCCGCGCTGTGATTCGACCTGTTCGGCGAAGCGGGCGTTTTCGGCGAGGCTTTGTTCGATGCGGTTGCGCCAGGTGTTGATCTCGAGATCGAAGCGCTGAATGGCAGCTTCCAGTTCATGCAAACGAGTGGCCATGGGGGCCTTCTGGCGCTCGATGGACTGAAGGGCGCTCTGCTCGAGAGCGAGGGCGGTGCGGAGTTCATTGAGGCGTTCGCTGGATTCGAGTTCGCGGCGAAGGAAGGCTTCCATCTCGATTTCGAGTTCGCCTTCGTGAATGCGGGCTCCTTCGAGCTGCTCCTGTGCGACGGAGGATTCCTCCCTCTGCCAAGCGATCTGGGCCTCGGCGGCTTGAATGCGGCTGGTGATCTGGTTTTGATCCCACTCCACGCTTTCCAGCTTGGTGGTGGCCTGCTGGAGGGCGCGCTGGACGACGGAGAGCTTGCCGGTGAGCGTGGAGAAGCCTTCGCGGGCGCGCTGGCTTTGCTCACGCAGGGTCACTTCCTCACGCTGCATGTCTTCCACCTGGGCGCGGAGCGTGGCCACGGCATCTTCCTTTTCCAGGACCTGGTATTCATAACCTTCGAGCTCGACCTTGAGGGTGCGGACTTCCGCTTCACGGCGCAGCATGGAGGCGGCCTCTTCCTTGGTCGCACCGCCGTGGATGATGCCATCGGCGGCGATGAATTCGCCCTTCATGGTGGCGATGGCGACATCGCGGAGCTGCTTTTTCAGGCGCAGGGCGGTGTGCAGGTCTTCGACGATGAGGACGTTGTTGAGCAGGCGGTCGGTGAGCTCCTGCACGCCCTGGCGTGCCTTCACCTTGTCCACCGCCCAGGCGATGCCGCCCTCGGGCACGAGCTGGCGGTCCGGCACGGCCCGCATGGTGGCGAAGTCGTGCGGCAGCAGGGCGGCCTTGCCAAGCTGTTTGTTAGACAGGCGATCGAGGATCTGGGAGGCGAGCTCGCTGTCAGTCAGAAGCACGGCCTGGAGGTGGTCGCGAAGCGCGGCCTCGATGGCGGCGATGAACTGGGGCTCGACCTCGATGGCGGAGGCCAGCAGGCCACGCACGCCCACGGAGAAGACTTCGGGATTGTCGAGACCCTTCAGGACCTGCTGGGTGCCTTCGGCAAGGCCTTCGCCTTTTTGCAGAAGCTGCTCGATGATTTCGATGCGGGAACGGCGCTGGGTGACGGCGCGCTGTAGCTCGGTGAGTTCTTCGTTGAGGGCATCCCGCTGGGAGCGTTTTTCGATGATGTCGCGGGCGCAGTTCTTGGCCTTTTCATCCAGCTCATCGCGAGTTTGTTCGAGGTCCTGAATTTCGCTCTGCAGGTTGTCGAACTCGATCTGGCTGGCCTCCTTGGCCTGCGAGGAGGCCTGGCGGTCATGGGCCAGGGTTTCGTGGCGCTGGCGGTCAGCGGAGATCTGATTGGTCAGCGACTGGGCGCGGGCATCGGCGGCGGCGATCTGGCCTTCAAACTGGCGGATGGATTCGCGCACGGCGCGGCGGTCGCTGTCCAGGCGGCTGCGGTCTGGCAGGATGGAGTTGTGGACGGAGAGGTGCTCATTGAGCGACATCTGCCGGGTCTCGATGTTTTCCCGGATGCTGATGAGCTGCTCATCGGCGCTGATCATCTCGGCGCGCTGCTGTTCCAGGTGCTGCTGGCCCTGCTGGATCTGCTCCTCATTCTGGCGGATGCGGCCATGCAGCTCTTCGTTACGCTCATTGTTAAACCCGATGCGGCCTTCGGCGCTCTGCACCTGGCTGCGGAGCTCCTGCGACTGCTGGCGGAGCTGGTTGATCTGGGACTCGACGGAGTGATAGGCCTCGCGGGTTTCGGTGGCTTCCAGTTCGGTGGTCTGCAGGCGACTTTGCAGATGCTCGAGCTGCTCGGTCATCATGCGCACATGATTTTCGGACTCGGCTTTTTCCGCGCTGTAATCGCTGTACTGCCGGTGGGCGAGATGGGTGTCAAACATGCGCACGTCATCCAGCAGGGTCTGATAACGGCGGGCTTTGGCGGCCTGACGCTGGAGGGTGCCCATCTGGCGTTTCACCTCGGCAATGACATCGGCCACGCGCAGCAAGTTAGCTTCGGTGTATTCGAGTTTGCGCAGGGCCTCCTTTTTCTGGCCTTTGAATTTGGTGATGCCGGCGGCTTCTTCGAAGACCATGCGGCGGTCTTCAGGCTTCGAACTGAGCAGCATGTCAATCTGGCCCTGGGCCATGATGGAGTAGGCCTGCCGGCCAATGCCGGTGCCGGAGAAGAGATCGTTGATGTCCTTCAGACGGCAGACGGTGTTGTTCAGGCGGTACTCGCTGCGGCCATCGCGGAAGACTCGGCGGCAGATGGCCACCTCGTTGTATTCCACGCCAAGGGCCTGCTCGCAGTCGGCCATGGTCAGCACCACTTCGGCAAGGCCTACGGGCTTGCGTTTGTCGGTGCCATTGAAAATGACATCCGCCATTTCCTCACCACGAAGGGCCTTGGCCGAAGTCTCGCCCAAGACCCAGCGGATGGCGTCCACGACATTGGACTTGCCGCAACCGTTAGGGCCGACGATGCCGGTGACACCTTTGTGAAACTCAAAGTGCGTCTTATCGGCGAAAGACTTGAAGCCGTGAAGGGTGAGGCTTTTGAGGTACATGATGGTGAAGGGATGGAACCTGAGAAGGTGCCTGACAAGGGGACCCTTGAGCAAGTGAGAAGGGGTTATTTTACCATATCTTGTGGTCGTTTAATATCTTTAAAACAAGATGTGGGATTTTTCGGTGCGCGCTTTCTGTGAATAGCGGGCTCGACTGTGAATAAATGATGGCGGGTTGCCTGTGCTCTGGAATCCAGCGCAAAGAGGCAATCATGAAATTTCACACTCGTCGATTAGGGGCTCCAGAAAGTGTGTTTGCTTGGTCGGGTCTTCTGCGACTAGTTCGGCACCGACCGTCTCATGTGGGCCAGCGATTGCCCCTTCCAGGTGGACCCCGGCCACACCTACAAAGACTCCATCGCCCTCATCCGCGATCGCCTGTTGGCTCCCCTGACGTTGCAGGCCGATTACTTCACGAAGCTGCCATTGCGCCATTTACTCAAATAATCGACGACGATACTCACGCTTATCGAGCGGTTCGATAGCAATCCTGGGGCGTTGATCAGTTTCGGCACTTTCTCCAGAAGACCGGCTGCTACCGCCGCATCGTCTGCATGCAGATTACCTCCGGCGGAAGCATAGGCAGCAATCACACCGGCCACATCGAGAAATACGGCCGTCAGTGCATGGTATTGGAAAGCACGGGCAGCATTGGGATTGTCTAAAAATTCGCCAAGTCTATCTGGAGTAGGCCCCAATAGCAGGTTAGCGTCCTGTTCTAGCAAAAGAGCATTGCTTGCCTCAATCAGATTCACTGGTTTTCCGCTCTGCAACTCTGCGACCAAGGCGCGTGCTTGTTTGGAATCAGGAGCACTCGTATTTAGCATGGTGATCAGTGAAGACTTGCTAAATCGATTTGATGCGATTGAAGCCAACAGGGATCGCGCTTCGTCTGGCGACAAATGGCCGCTGATCAGGCCGGGCACAATGCTGTTGTACAGTTTCAACTCACAGTCAGCAGAGACGAGAGCGTTCTCGTAGGCGGGAGTTTCGGACACCGCTTTATGCAGTTCAACCAACTCGGACAATTGACGTTTGGCCGCCTCTGGGTTCCCATCGGTCCACATGATGCTCACGCTGGCAGCTTGTTTCCAGGCAGTCCTGACCTCTGGCAATTTGGCTCCGCCATCCGTAGGCTTTAGGTTGGCTGGCGTGCTGGTTATTGTCGGAGTCTTCTTCGATGAAGCCGCCGCTGCCGTTTGCTCTGTCTGCTGGTCACAAGAAGCGGAGCAGACAGCGATGAGTGCCGCGAGAGCATGAAGTGTGGATTGAGAGTGTTTTCTCATAATGGTCAGTCGGTTCCCGCTGGTGGTGGTGTGGTGCTGAGCTGCCCCCGAAGGTCGAGTCAGTTTTCACACTGGATCGTGGAATCCGAGTTTGATCTTTCTTTCTGTATGTAGCCATTCATTGCGAAGGCTGAACGGCACAAAAAAGCCCGCCTGCGAGTGACGCAGGCGGGCGAATGAATTTTAAAGCAGGTTCAGATCACTTGGCTTTCACGAGCACCTTTTCCAGAGTGCCGGCGAAATCGCCGGGGGTGGTGCCGCCGATCTGGTTGCCGAGGTCTTTGCCATTGGCGCTCAGGAACTGGATGTGGGGGATGCCTTCGACCTTATACTTGGAGGAAGGGGCGGCATTGGCTTCCTGGTCCACGTCGAGATAGGCCCAGACGAATTTGTCATGCAGGGGGGTGACTTCCTTGCTGGGATAGACGGCCTTCTTCATGGACTGGCATGGACCGCACCAGGCGGCAGAGAAGACGAGGATGACCGGTTTGTTTTCCTTCTTGGCCATCTCCAGGGCGGCTTTGTAGTCGGTGCCGAATTTCGGACTGCCATCTGGAAAATCAGCGGCGAGCAGGGGCAGGGTAAAAACGGCAGCGAGGAGGGTAATGAGCTTTTTCATAAGTCGGGGTGCGTGGTTCACGGCACGTGGATAGGACGTGCGTGATCGGGTTTTTATTCCAACTGTAAACGCGCGAGGGTGCCATAAAGGCTGCCTTCTTTGGCCACGAGCTCTTCGTGCGTGCCGCGCTCGACGATGGTGCCGGCACTGAGGACGAGGATCTGATCACAACGGCGCACGGTGGAAAGGCGGTGGGCGATGATGATGGAGGTGCGGTTTTCCATGAGCTTGTCCAAGGCGTCCTGCACGAGACGTTCGCTTTCGGCATCGAGGCTGCTGGTGGCTTCATCCAGGATGAGAATGGCGGGGTCTGCGAGGATGGCGCGGGCGATGGCGATGCGCTGGCGCTGACCGCCGGAGAGCTGGGTGCCGCGCTCACCTACGAGGGTGTCGTAACCTTCGGGGAGTTTTTCGACGAAGAGGTGGGCATTGGCTTTTTTGGCGGCCTCGATGATCTCGGCCTCGGTCGCGTCCGGCTTGCCGTAGGCGATGTTTTCCCGGATGCTGCCGCCGAAGAGGAGGACCTCCTGCGGCACCAGGGCGAGGTTTTTTCGCAAGGTAGGCAAAGCCATGCCGGAGATGGGCTGGCCATCCACAAGGATGCGGCCACTGGTGGGCTCATAAAAGCGGTAGAGCAGGGAGATGGAGGTGGTCTTGCCGCTGCCGCTGGGGCCGACGAGGGCGATGCGCTGGCCGGCCTTGGCCTGGAGGGAGAACTCGCGCAGCACGGGGGCCTCTGGCCGGGTGGGGTAGGCAAAGCAGATGTCCTGCATCTCGATCTCGCCTTTGAAGCGGACCTTGGGGGCATCGGGGGCTTCCGGCTCGGTGGGTTCCAGCAGGATCTCACGCACGCGGTCGGTGGCACCGAGGGTGCGCTGGATCTGGGTGATGAGCTCCGAAAACTGGCCGACGGAGGAGGCGATGACGGCGCTGAAGGCGGCGAACTGGGTGAGGTCTTTGGAGCTGATCTGGCCTTCACTGAGCATGCGCAGGGCAACCCAGGTGACGACGATGAGCGCGAGGCTGAAGGCAAAGATGATGAAGGCGACAAAGGCGGCGCGGGGGGCGGCGGCGCGGATGGCGGTGGTGAGGAAATTGCCAAGGTTTTGGTTATACCGGGCCATCTCATGCGCCTCATTGGCAAAGGCCTTGACGCTGATGATGCTCTGCAGGCTTTCCTCTACCACGACCTGGGTGCTGGCGAGGTCGTCCTGGGCCTTGCGGGTGAGCTTGCGGATGCGGGCACCGAAGATGGCGATCATGATGATGACCACGGGGATGGTGGCGATCATCACCAGGGCGAGCTTGACGCTGATCTGAAGCACCAGGATGAGGGAGCCCAGCAGCATGACGCTGTGGCGGATGAACATGGGGATGGCGACCACCAGGGTCTCGCGCATGGATTCCACGTCATTGGCGAGACGGGAGGCCAGCTCGCCGACACGGCGGGCATTCAGCGTGCCCATGGGCAGGCGAATGATGCGGCTGAAGGTTTCCCGGCGCAGGGTGGCCAGGGCGCGTTCACTGGCCTTGGCAAAGAGCATGATGCGCCAGAAGGCGATAAAGGCCTGAGCTGTGACGATGGCGGCCAGAATGAAGATGGAGTGCTGCAGCTCAGCCATCCATTCAGGCCCTGTGGCACCGCCGAGTCCCTTGCCCACCACTTCAGCCGTCAGCTTGAAAAAGGTGACGGAGAGTACGGCGGTGGTCGCCAGGGCGATGAGCGCGGGGATGAAGACATTAAAATGCGGCCGCAGATAGCGCAGGAAAAAAGCGGCATCCCGCCAGGCGGCGCGGTCCCAGATCTTTTTGGTCGGTGGGGTGTCAGGCATGAAAATTCAGGAGAGGAGATAGATCAGGAAATGGGTGGCTTGCACGGACTACTTGGCATTGGCCAGCAGTTTGAGGATGGAAGTGGCAGGATTTCCCATGCCGAGGATGGATCCATCGCGCTCTCCGCCGCCGACATTGATGGCCACCACTTGGCCGGATGTGTTTAGCACCGGGGCACCGCTGGTCCCGGCCAGGGCGACATCTTTGGCCGCGAA
It encodes the following:
- a CDS encoding energy transducer TonB, with the protein product MPEKTSHAPLEPVWAVMIAVVLGHGVIGLAAWALLPLWKPARFDPNQGATANDGRYWFAPSDYQRVTAPGLPAAPPEPAKAPATKPVKTAAAPLPAKNIPGTLAETPLPSVPRPETAAVRPTSKIITLSPVLEVDANAVPQVKPSRPPITMMEILTQAKQAEAEKEATGGANMDPVLKALEQALSQGWTPPSVQQVPLLQRDARLRFVIGKDGSVLEAHMTKKSGSGVLDDSVKDAGRKLKKISESLPSSFPKDRYTVEVNFHIE
- a CDS encoding thioredoxin family protein, whose protein sequence is MKKLITLLAAVFTLPLLAADFPDGSPKFGTDYKAALEMAKKENKPVILVFSAAWCGPCQSMKKAVYPSKEVTPLHDKFVWAYLDVDQEANAAPSSKYKVEGIPHIQFLSANGKDLGNQIGGTTPGDFAGTLEKVLVKAK
- a CDS encoding OmpA family protein; the encoded protein is MRVFLPSFLLSVMLCSCGTVTSPFNEKETDIVFALGSREGFVSPLAASLKPACPALEFNGTSYALNGAHKKLLLKMAADWKQEKPRYLIVGYTPPDLPEDYARALSERRAQAVRQVLIEAGVEAANLQTVGFGHDSAPSGPTTSVVVIYKQ
- the smc gene encoding chromosome segregation protein SMC, with the protein product MYLKSLTLHGFKSFADKTHFEFHKGVTGIVGPNGCGKSNVVDAIRWVLGETSAKALRGEEMADVIFNGTDKRKPVGLAEVVLTMADCEQALGVEYNEVAICRRVFRDGRSEYRLNNTVCRLKDINDLFSGTGIGRQAYSIMAQGQIDMLLSSKPEDRRMVFEEAAGITKFKGQKKEALRKLEYTEANLLRVADVIAEVKRQMGTLQRQAAKARRYQTLLDDVRMFDTHLAHRQYSDYSAEKAESENHVRMMTEQLEHLQSRLQTTELEATETREAYHSVESQINQLRQQSQELRSQVQSAEGRIGFNNERNEELHGRIRQNEEQIQQGQQHLEQQRAEMISADEQLISIRENIETRQMSLNEHLSVHNSILPDRSRLDSDRRAVRESIRQFEGQIAAADARAQSLTNQISADRQRHETLAHDRQASSQAKEASQIEFDNLQSEIQDLEQTRDELDEKAKNCARDIIEKRSQRDALNEELTELQRAVTQRRSRIEIIEQLLQKGEGLAEGTQQVLKGLDNPEVFSVGVRGLLASAIEVEPQFIAAIEAALRDHLQAVLLTDSELASQILDRLSNKQLGKAALLPHDFATMRAVPDRQLVPEGGIAWAVDKVKARQGVQELTDRLLNNVLIVEDLHTALRLKKQLRDVAIATMKGEFIAADGIIHGGATKEEAASMLRREAEVRTLKVELEGYEYQVLEKEDAVATLRAQVEDMQREEVTLREQSQRAREGFSTLTGKLSVVQRALQQATTKLESVEWDQNQITSRIQAAEAQIAWQREESSVAQEQLEGARIHEGELEIEMEAFLRRELESSERLNELRTALALEQSALQSIERQKAPMATRLHELEAAIQRFDLEINTWRNRIEQSLAENARFAEQVESQRGAIEAIDEHLQNKTEERAAAFERVTELENQLVQLRLQTTGLSDSRNRIEVQLTRVDLRLENLIHQVQERYSFHISAFEPDYHALMYSISEQKKSRGRGGDKRKGISFVANQADDDMPPKAVASEAPVEDEITPPEDAEETVAIPVVDADEVDLDAIEIPGEEGHPDWDFVNEVVGELRQKLESIGPVNLDAIQEFEELEERHNFLDTQHNDLVNSKEELLQVIAKINETTKIMFSETFDLVRGFFHNNFRELFGPTAKADLMLTDDTDPLESGIEIIAKPPGKKLQTISLLSGGERSMTAVALLFSIYQVKPSPFCVLDELDAPLDESNISRFLKMLDNFIDNSQFIIVTHNKRTMSRADVIYGVSMQEFGISKPIGVRMTTEDTRPSKQEELRLEAEVAADEGHHEELVLEAPQERAETESTDEPTLAS
- a CDS encoding ABC transporter ATP-binding protein, encoding MPDTPPTKKIWDRAAWRDAAFFLRYLRPHFNVFIPALIALATTAVLSVTFFKLTAEVVGKGLGGATGPEWMAELQHSIFILAAIVTAQAFIAFWRIMLFAKASERALATLRRETFSRIIRLPMGTLNARRVGELASRLANDVESMRETLVVAIPMFIRHSVMLLGSLILVLQISVKLALVMIATIPVVIIMIAIFGARIRKLTRKAQDDLASTQVVVEESLQSIISVKAFANEAHEMARYNQNLGNFLTTAIRAAAPRAAFVAFIIFAFSLALIVVTWVALRMLSEGQISSKDLTQFAAFSAVIASSVGQFSELITQIQRTLGATDRVREILLEPTEPEAPDAPKVRFKGEIEMQDICFAYPTRPEAPVLREFSLQAKAGQRIALVGPSGSGKTTSISLLYRFYEPTSGRILVDGQPISGMALPTLRKNLALVPQEVLLFGGSIRENIAYGKPDATEAEIIEAAKKANAHLFVEKLPEGYDTLVGERGTQLSGGQRQRIAIARAILADPAILILDEATSSLDAESERLVQDALDKLMENRTSIIIAHRLSTVRRCDQILVLSAGTIVERGTHEELVAKEGSLYGTLARLQLE